The following coding sequences are from one Novosphingobium sp. Gsoil 351 window:
- a CDS encoding VOC family protein — MTGELRTAYLVVEDMDAAVAFYTTLLGAEPSLRDGGRWAEFRTGGCRLALSSVEEAATPDTRVALVFDIATLEPAIALLEEAGAVLLSTRDMGSHGRTAALRDPAGHTFQLYARN; from the coding sequence ATGACCGGTGAGCTCCGGACCGCTTACCTCGTCGTCGAGGACATGGACGCCGCGGTCGCGTTTTACACGACGCTGCTTGGAGCTGAGCCTTCGCTGCGTGATGGGGGCCGCTGGGCCGAGTTCCGTACGGGCGGGTGCCGCCTTGCCTTGAGCTCTGTTGAAGAGGCCGCGACTCCGGATACCCGGGTGGCGCTGGTCTTCGACATCGCGACCCTCGAGCCGGCGATCGCGCTCCTCGAAGAGGCGGGCGCGGTGCTGCTTTCGACTCGTGACATGGGATCGCACGGCCGGACCGCGGCGCTGCGCGACCCGGCCGGCCATACCTTTCAGCTCTACGCGCGGAACTAA
- a CDS encoding alpha/beta hydrolase translates to MLTVEQASAWLQERRGSFPPDLTAMRRGLDAAGAAPTAAGVAFRAIDANGVSAELHEPADDSAGTGALLYLHGGGFVAGCPTSHRPLASRIAAQSGRLLLLPDYRLAPEVRYPASLEDAAAAWAFLIDQGTSPRKMAVIGDSAGGGLAVALVQRLLERNEATPAALVLLSPWLDVSVSGRRAKELEARDPTITIPLLRWLGERMQSEAAASRFAPLEHAFAGFPPTLIQVGSDEVLLEDSERLASKLRAAGCAVDLEVAAGLFHVYQAFAPRLAEADAAIERIGAFLTLTLA, encoded by the coding sequence ATGCTCACCGTCGAGCAGGCGAGCGCTTGGCTACAGGAGCGGCGGGGCAGCTTCCCCCCAGACCTCACCGCGATGCGCCGCGGGCTCGACGCTGCCGGCGCGGCGCCGACGGCCGCCGGCGTGGCGTTCCGTGCGATCGACGCGAATGGAGTCTCCGCGGAACTGCACGAGCCCGCTGACGACAGCGCGGGGACGGGGGCCTTGCTGTATTTGCACGGTGGCGGCTTTGTTGCGGGCTGCCCCACATCGCACCGGCCGCTGGCCAGCCGCATCGCTGCGCAGAGCGGGCGTCTCTTGCTGCTCCCCGACTACCGGCTGGCCCCTGAGGTGCGCTACCCCGCGTCGCTCGAGGACGCTGCGGCCGCTTGGGCCTTCCTGATCGATCAGGGCACTTCGCCTCGGAAAATGGCCGTGATCGGCGACTCGGCGGGTGGGGGGCTGGCGGTCGCGCTGGTTCAGCGCCTGCTCGAGCGCAACGAGGCCACGCCTGCCGCGCTTGTCCTCCTGAGCCCCTGGCTCGACGTCTCAGTATCGGGCCGGCGCGCGAAGGAGCTCGAGGCGCGCGATCCGACGATCACGATTCCCTTGCTGCGCTGGCTTGGCGAGCGGATGCAGAGCGAAGCGGCGGCATCGCGCTTCGCTCCTCTCGAGCATGCGTTCGCCGGATTTCCCCCGACTTTGATCCAGGTCGGGTCCGACGAGGTGCTGCTGGAGGACTCGGAGCGGCTGGCGAGCAAACTGCGCGCCGCCGGCTGCGCCGTGGACCTGGAGGTCGCGGCGGGGCTGTTCCACGTCTATCAAGCCTTCGCGCCCCGGCTTGCCGAAGCCGATGCCGCGATTGAGCGCATCGGCGCCTTCCTGACGCTGACTCTCGCATGA
- a CDS encoding LLM class flavin-dependent oxidoreductase — MKFGLFYEHQLPRPWHERSEYDLLQNSLAQLEMADQLGYDYAWEVEHHFTEEYSHSSAPEVFLAAASQRTKRIRLGHGVIQLPTNHISRVAERVSTLDLLSHGRVELGTGEGSTTTEIHPFHIRYRDKREIWEEAIKALIPMFTQQGCEFDGEYIKFPLRNVLPKPYQKPHPPLWVACSNLKTIEMAGRRGMGALGFQFVSPEAATAWVNCYYNNFIKRPERLADYQPNPNIAMVCGFMCAETDEEAMEKAAGWTFFIFCLQYLSKHGYSEPGKLNMWDEYQEWRKTPKAVEALGTGLIGSPATIRDKLRAYEKTGVDQVILLNQAGKTTHEDICASLELFARDVMPEFHEREPEHAEWKAKVLAREIELEEIDTDPFGKFLGQPDEHLAASVGATELKRRLEAGEPAKRQGEAAY; from the coding sequence ATGAAGTTCGGCTTGTTCTACGAGCACCAGCTGCCGCGGCCCTGGCACGAGCGCAGCGAGTACGACCTCTTGCAGAACTCGCTGGCGCAGCTCGAAATGGCCGACCAGCTCGGGTACGATTACGCCTGGGAAGTCGAGCACCATTTCACCGAGGAGTATTCCCACTCCTCTGCGCCCGAAGTGTTCCTGGCGGCCGCCAGCCAGCGCACCAAGCGCATCCGGCTGGGTCACGGCGTCATCCAGCTCCCCACCAACCACATCAGCCGCGTCGCCGAACGCGTTTCGACCCTCGACCTGCTGAGCCACGGCCGCGTCGAGCTCGGCACCGGAGAGGGATCGACCACTACCGAGATCCATCCCTTCCACATCCGCTACCGCGACAAGCGCGAGATCTGGGAAGAGGCGATCAAGGCGCTGATCCCGATGTTCACACAGCAAGGTTGCGAGTTCGACGGCGAGTACATCAAATTCCCGCTGCGCAACGTGCTGCCCAAGCCGTACCAGAAGCCGCACCCGCCGCTGTGGGTCGCCTGCTCGAACCTCAAGACGATCGAGATGGCGGGTCGCCGCGGCATGGGCGCGCTCGGCTTCCAGTTCGTCTCGCCCGAGGCGGCGACGGCTTGGGTAAACTGCTATTACAACAACTTCATCAAGCGCCCGGAACGGCTCGCGGATTATCAGCCGAACCCCAACATCGCGATGGTCTGCGGGTTCATGTGCGCCGAGACCGACGAGGAGGCGATGGAGAAGGCGGCCGGCTGGACGTTCTTCATCTTCTGCCTGCAGTACCTGTCCAAACACGGCTACTCGGAGCCGGGCAAGCTCAACATGTGGGACGAGTACCAGGAGTGGCGCAAGACGCCGAAGGCCGTCGAGGCGCTGGGTACCGGGCTCATCGGCTCACCCGCGACCATCCGCGACAAGCTGCGGGCCTACGAGAAGACCGGTGTCGACCAGGTCATCCTGCTCAACCAGGCGGGGAAGACCACCCACGAGGACATCTGCGCCAGTCTCGAGCTGTTCGCCCGCGACGTCATGCCGGAGTTCCACGAGCGCGAGCCCGAACACGCCGAGTGGAAGGCCAAGGTGCTGGCCCGCGAAATCGAGCTCGAGGAGATCGACACCGACCCGTTCGGCAAGTTCCTTGGCCAGCCCGACGAGCACCTGGCCGCCAGCGTGGGTGCGACCGAGCTGAAGCGCCGGCTCGAGGCGGGAGAGCCCGCCAAGCGCCAGGGCGAGGCCGCCTACTGA
- a CDS encoding TetR/AcrR family transcriptional regulator has translation MPRAPLAAKKPKLREVQQGDRRTTILRALYKCIKQQGYSKTSLTDISMAAGMSPSHIRYYFGGKEAVLEEYFRQACEAILEGIRRIPEDDPERWFQEFVDYFISNPWITRQRLSVMVEIFGIAVHDPVLREIKARYDREIRTILQRYFERVGCAEGVSPSVAAEVAQSLEAGMKYSAIFQDEYSGERAREVFQGGIAHLIAGNA, from the coding sequence ATGCCAAGAGCACCGCTTGCCGCGAAGAAGCCGAAGCTGCGGGAGGTGCAGCAGGGGGATCGGAGGACGACGATCCTGCGAGCGCTTTACAAATGTATCAAGCAGCAGGGGTACTCCAAGACCTCCCTGACGGACATCTCGATGGCCGCGGGAATGTCGCCAAGTCACATTCGCTACTATTTCGGCGGGAAGGAAGCCGTGCTCGAAGAGTACTTCAGGCAAGCTTGCGAGGCGATTCTCGAAGGCATCCGGCGGATTCCTGAGGACGATCCGGAGCGGTGGTTCCAGGAGTTCGTCGACTACTTCATCTCCAACCCCTGGATCACCCGCCAGCGGCTGAGCGTCATGGTCGAAATCTTCGGGATCGCGGTGCACGACCCGGTGTTGCGCGAGATCAAGGCGCGCTACGATCGCGAGATCCGGACTATCCTCCAGCGTTATTTCGAGCGGGTCGGCTGCGCCGAGGGCGTATCGCCCTCGGTTGCTGCGGAGGTGGCGCAAAGCCTCGAAGCCGGCATGAAATATAGCGCGATCTTCCAGGACGAATACAGCGGCGAGCGCGCGCGCGAGGTCTTCCAAGGCGGGATCGCACACCTGATCGCCGGCAACGCTTAG